One window of Candidatus Nitrospira kreftii genomic DNA carries:
- a CDS encoding hypothetical protein (conserved protein of unknown function), which yields MIFRRPELEKDNPIAPEPYVGPRRRLAMARAAGVENPSEVADMKGTLQVLVDAASRFLRDLPKVGRPGKSFKVLQDAIAHAEEVLAAENRSSI from the coding sequence ATGATATTTAGACGGCCTGAGCTTGAAAAGGATAATCCCATTGCTCCCGAACCCTATGTGGGGCCACGTCGACGATTGGCGATGGCTCGCGCGGCCGGGGTAGAAAACCCAAGTGAGGTAGCAGATATGAAGGGGACGCTGCAGGTACTGGTGGATGCGGCCTCTCGGTTTCTAAGAGACCTGCCGAAAGTTGGGCGGCCAGGTAAGAGCTTTAAGGTATTGCAAGATGCGATCGCTCATGCCGAAGAGGTGCTTGCCGCTGAAAATCGTTCGAGTATCTGA